The DNA segment GCTCATTAGAGGTTCCCTCCGTTGTTGTGGGCTTTGCGCAGCAAGTCGAGCATCCGCTGAAACGCACGCAAATTCTGGAAAATGGCCTTGTTGTTACCGGTTAGTTGGAGATGACCATCATCGCCTTTCACTGCACTTCGATAGTGGGAGGCGATAATCTCGTGATTGAATGCTGGAGGGATTTCTTGAACGAACTCCTCCCACGCTTCGGTGTCACCTTCGACCCCGAAGGACCACTGATGATTCATCGCCGGGTTCGGAACGATCGCATCGATTTCCCCGCGATCGATCTGGAGGAGAAACCGATCGTCACCGATTTCAATATAAAAATTTTCGTCGAATTTATCGTGGCCGCGGACCTTCATCTCCGGGTCGCTGTTGACCGTTTCTTTGTAGTGTTCCCACCACGCTTGTGAGCCAAGTTCTGTTTCTGTCATTGTGGACTTCCAGTACTGGAAACCAGTACGAGTCTAGTGATAGCTTCACAGGCTTGTAAAAACCACCCACGGGAAAGACGACCTCTTTATTACCGTAGTTTCAAGAGCTCCGATAAAACGACTACTCCGGATGCGAGGGGTTCGCCGCCGTATCTGATTTGGCATCAGGATTCGGCGTCCTGAAGCCGTCTCGGTAGCAGGGCCAACAGGGGAGATCGTCGAACGTCGGGAGACACTTACAGTCTGCTGGGCGTTGATCCGTTTGCTGCTCCCACCGTGGTGATTGCTCCACCGGCGTTCGTTCAGACGGCAACTTTTCTGAACTATGAGCTCACCTCTAAATAGAACCGCCAGCAGGAGCGGCAGAGCGATATCGTTCCACCAAATTTCTGAACGAGCTGCACATCTTTGCAACTAAGGCAGTTAGGGGCACGGCAGATCCCGTGATCGTTATCAGGCGGCTGGTCCCTGGGTGGTGTTGGATTTGCGTTCGTACTCATCGTTGGATCGCCCGTAATGCGCCAGCGACATCACTCCAAATCCGTTTCTCTCCCCTTCCGTGCCGGAACGAGGAGCATCATTCTTTCAACTGAGTGAACGGTGGATTCGTCTCCGGATTTCCGTTCACAGACTGGGTCTTTCTATCGCTCTGAGGGTGGATCTAGCGCTGGTATCGAAGGATATGGAGCGTGTGACAGGCTCCACTCGACTAGAGTCCCCCTACCGTCAAAAGCACGCGCCAACCATGGTGAAAGTGAAGATGTGGGCCGTCAGATGGGACCTGCAAACGACAATGAGTGACCGCTGTAGTCCGGGCCGAGCGGAGGCTTTCGTCCCGGCCTCAAACCCGAATTACGTCACGTCTTTCCGAGGAACCGCTCGACTTCCTCGCGGTACGCGTCGGAGCGGTCCTCGATTACCCAGTGGTACGCCTCGTCTATAGGAACGAGTTCGGTCTCGCCTGCGATGTCGTCTTCGAGCCGTTCGGCGTAATCTATCGACTGGAGGACGTCGTCAGCACCCCACAGCAGGAGCGTCGCGGCGGTGACCTCGCCGTAGTCGAGTTCCGCCGTATGGTTCGTGTTCGTAGCGATGGCGTTCCGGACGAGTGAGGTCCGTCCCATCTCCGACTGCCAAGGGGCGCGCATACCTCTGCAGAACTCACCGTGCTCCGCGGCGTCGTCGTGGAGTCCTTTATCGAAGACGAACGCCATCTTCTCCTCTAGGGTCTCGTCGTCCGCCAGCTCGTCAGCCATGCCTGGTAGGCCGAGACCGTGGATGAACTCAACGGGCCAAGAGTCGTAACACGCGACGTTCGAGAGGACGAGCCGTTCAACGAGGTCGGGCCGGTGAGCCGCCAGTCGCAGAGCGATTCCGCCGCCGATGTCGTGAGCGACGATGGCGGTACTATCGGCACCCAAGTGGTCCAGCAACGCATCGACCATCGCCTCCTGGGTGCGAATCGAGCGGTCGAAGCCGTCGTGCTGGGCTGAGTTACCGTAGCCTAGTAGGTCCGGAGCGACGACATGACGGTCGGCCGCGAGTGCCGGCGCTACCTCACGCCAGAGAAACGACCACGTCGGAATCCCATGCAAGAACACGACCGGCGGCCCTGGATTTCCCGTCCCGTCCTCGTAGTACGCGATTTCTAGGTCGTGACCGTCCACTCTGAGGGTCGTTGCGGTCTGCTCGGCCGACCACTCCTCATGGTTCACGTTCGGTTACCTCCCTGACGAGTGCTCCCCCGTCGAGAAGTCGCATCGTGTAATCGACTGATCGGTGTGGACTGTTGGGACATACCACTTCGGGTGGGACTGCCTGGCCAAAAACGATGTCGATCAGGGAAGCCGGTGGGATGCTATCACCCTATCGATTCGACCGTGAATTCCTGATCGGCGTTGGGATGATCCCCTCCTCGTTCAGGAATGTCGCTGTGATTTCTGCGCTCACTGACGTACCTGACTGGCGAGATACTCCCGGGAATCTCGAAGAAGATCAAGACGGCGAATTTCGCGAGCGGTAGGTTACGAGGACTGGAAGGAGGCACAACACCTGAACGCGCTCGACACCTCGAAGCGCGAGGACGTCGTCTCGACGCTGACCCTTAGCGAGGAGACGGGCCGCGTAACGCGGTTCAATCGAGGATCGTTCCTCATCTTCAACCGGACGGAACTCGGCGAGGAGTGGAGCTCAATCCGCTGATTCGTTGCGACCAACTGCCGTTGGAGATCGTCAACTCGTGCTCTCTCGTCATCAGATGATATCTCTATTGAAATCGGCGTGCTAAATACAGAGGACATCTCTATCAGGAGGGAGCTGGTTAGTCCCCTCTGCATGAGAATACCGTCATGAACCGTCAACCACCCTCATCGCTTGGAACGCGTATCGCCGGCTGGAACGACACATGGTCGCTCGCGATCGTGTTCGGGATCGCTTCGATCCCGTGGACGTATGGATTCGTTGCTGGCTTGAACATCCCATTGTGGCCATCGTTTATCGCTTCAGGGACGTTCTATGCGGCGGGGGCCGGAGTGGATGGGCTTGCTCGAGGATACGCAAGTAATCTCGCTGGCATTCTCTACGCCGCCACGACGCTCGCCGTAGTGAACACTTATCTCGGTGGTGGAGTCGTTGCACTCAGCATCGTCGTCGGTGTCTTCATGTTCCTCGCCAGTCTTCACGAGTTCATTCCATTACTGTCGTTCACTCCAGGAGGGTTCTTCGGCTATGCCACCATGTTTAGTGTGGCCGCAACCGACGCGACCGCCTTCGGCATCGCTGGACTTCCCGGGGAGACGCTTGCTGCCATCGTATCGATGTTCATCGGGGCCGTTATCGGACTCTCCACCGATGAGCTGAGTTCGCTCCTTGGGGAGTGACGGATACGCGCCCTGTATTCACATATCTCCTTACAATCACCGTTGCCTAATTATTACAATAACTACAAGACGTTTCATAAAAACCCTGTGTCACCGGTGAGCGATGGTATACGTCGGGGTCAAGGGGGGTGAAGCCGACAACGACTCGGTGGGAGAACCAACCGCGATACGTTCACAACGAACAAGGTCCGCGACGGTGGATAGTGCCGTCGAGGACGACGAATCCCTCGGAAGTGTGAGGTGATCTGACTCCGCGTGGGATCGATGACGACGAGGTCGTTTCGTGCACTGAGGGAGCCGGTCAGCGGGTCAGCAAAAAACGAACAGATGATAGCGGAGTGCCGTCAGTATCCTTCGAGTGTGAAGATGTAGAACCCGGTGGTGGCGTCAGACGCGTAGACGTGCCCGCTGTCTCCCGCGAGTGAGCTTTCCGCACCCCACGTGAACGGAACGTTGTCCACCAGATCGTGCCGGACGGGATCCTCTCGACGAACCTCATCGACGCCCTCCGCCGGCAGATACTGGTCAATGCGCACGGGGTCTCCGGGATCCGAAACGTCGAACGCCTGGACGCCGGCCTTGTAGTCGCCGCTGAACACAACGTCTTGCTGATCACTAACACCCCAGTCTGAGAAGTGGCCCGTCCACCAATATCCCTGGTTACCGGTGGGCTGGTTGGCGTGTTGTGGGAACTGGAACGACGACTGGAGCTCGGTCTCGCCGTTCTCGAGGTCAAAGCTGACGATATGCTTGTATCCCGGCTCACCGGTGCCGATCTCCTCGCCGAGCAGACAAATGTCGTTCGAGGGATGGGGGACCGCATGATGGCACGCACGTAGCGGGACGTCTGCCTCCTCTTCTGAGTAGTCGAACGACACAACCACCTCGAGACGTTCGGGATCGCTCATGTCGAGGACGTACAGGCCCCGATTCCAGTGAGCGAGGAACGCGTAGTCGCCGCGGACGTGTGCGGCGTGAATAGTCTCGCCGTCAGCTTCGTGCTCATGACCGTCGTCGTGGTCTTCGTCCGGTTTCGGCATTTGGAACGACGACACCTCGATGGGATCTTCGCGGTCACTGATGTCGTAGACGACGGCACCACGTCCATGGCCCACCGTGATGAGGTAATCGTCGCCGAAGGCTTGGACGTTGTGAACGCCGCTGGAAGCGTCCTCAACGGTGAATGGGCCGATGAGTTCGGGATTCTCCCTATCGCTCGCATCGACGATGGCCCAACCAGTATCCTCTCCGCCCTCGTTGGCAGTAAACACCCATGGTTCCGTGGGGTGGACGTCCGAGTTGCGGATGTCGCTTGAGTGGCCATCAGGATCCGTGAAAATCGTCGAAACCAGCTCTGGATCAGTGCGGTCCGAAATGTCGACGAGACGCAGTTCGTTATCGCCGAAGACGAACGACCCCACTGCCGCGAGGTCGTGCTCCTCACTAACGGCACCGTGGGTATTTGCGCCGTCACGCGCACCGAGCGTCGTATGGCCAACGAGGTCCAGCCGCGGGTTCTGGTCACCGTTACTGTTCGCCGATCCAACGCCGCTCACACCTCCGATCGTGCCGAGTACGCCGACCGTTTTCAGTACTGTTCTTCTGTTCGAAACTATATCCCTGTGTGTCATTATTGTCCTCGATACGCGTCTTTTGACCCGTTTGCTACTGGTTTGTTCGCTGGTCTGTGCTGCACCGTGATGCTCTTTCGATACTTCCGGTCCGGTCTCTTCCCTGTCGTGCCTACCATTGGTAAGGCACCACGCCGTACGGTTCATAATATATCATTAAATAATTTTCTAAATATGAGAGTAGTATTTACAATAGGAAGTGTATATAATATATTAATACTATCTCAGTGACTCCCGAACTACCGTATCAGATGGATATTCGTCGTTCGTTTTGCCGTCGTTGCTCGACGTGAGGACATCTTCACTCGGATCGGTAAACCGAGGGTGAATCACTGGGACTGGGAGGTGGCCGGCGTTTCGGCAAGGGGATACCGAGTCGAACGACCCGACCAAGGTTGTCGCGTCTTCGAACTCCCCGTGCTCGCCGCGAGCTACGTCCCCGTCTATCTGCTTGCGCTCTCTCGGATCGCCGAACTGGTCGAGTGAGTCCCGGTCACCACCGGAAGCCGGCGGGCTCCGCGGGCGGATCGAGCGGGCTCTGC comes from the Halalkalicoccus sp. CG83 genome and includes:
- a CDS encoding alpha/beta fold hydrolase, whose translation is MNHEEWSAEQTATTLRVDGHDLEIAYYEDGTGNPGPPVVFLHGIPTWSFLWREVAPALAADRHVVAPDLLGYGNSAQHDGFDRSIRTQEAMVDALLDHLGADSTAIVAHDIGGGIALRLAAHRPDLVERLVLSNVACYDSWPVEFIHGLGLPGMADELADDETLEEKMAFVFDKGLHDDAAEHGEFCRGMRAPWQSEMGRTSLVRNAIATNTNHTAELDYGEVTAATLLLWGADDVLQSIDYAERLEDDIAGETELVPIDEAYHWVIEDRSDAYREEVERFLGKT
- a CDS encoding DUF1097 domain-containing protein — encoded protein: MNRQPPSSLGTRIAGWNDTWSLAIVFGIASIPWTYGFVAGLNIPLWPSFIASGTFYAAGAGVDGLARGYASNLAGILYAATTLAVVNTYLGGGVVALSIVVGVFMFLASLHEFIPLLSFTPGGFFGYATMFSVAATDATAFGIAGLPGETLAAIVSMFIGAVIGLSTDELSSLLGE
- a CDS encoding LVIVD repeat-containing protein gives rise to the protein MTHRDIVSNRRTVLKTVGVLGTIGGVSGVGSANSNGDQNPRLDLVGHTTLGARDGANTHGAVSEEHDLAAVGSFVFGDNELRLVDISDRTDPELVSTIFTDPDGHSSDIRNSDVHPTEPWVFTANEGGEDTGWAIVDASDRENPELIGPFTVEDASSGVHNVQAFGDDYLITVGHGRGAVVYDISDREDPIEVSSFQMPKPDEDHDDGHEHEADGETIHAAHVRGDYAFLAHWNRGLYVLDMSDPERLEVVVSFDYSEEEADVPLRACHHAVPHPSNDICLLGEEIGTGEPGYKHIVSFDLENGETELQSSFQFPQHANQPTGNQGYWWTGHFSDWGVSDQQDVVFSGDYKAGVQAFDVSDPGDPVRIDQYLPAEGVDEVRREDPVRHDLVDNVPFTWGAESSLAGDSGHVYASDATTGFYIFTLEGY